CGCGGTGGAGGGCCGCGTCAGCCAGCGATGAGCTTGGGAGGTTCGGTCGCAAACGACCGGCCCGAGGGTCCTTCCAGTTCGTATCTCACCCGAAAGCAGCTTTATGCCTTGATAGTGGGCGCGAGCATCTTCCTCTTGCTGTTTGCTTTGTGGTACGTCATTATGAAGGGGCAATCGGATAAGGCGCTTTGCCGCCGTAACCTCAAAGACGCCTTCACGGCGATGGGCCTCTACCTCTCGCAGAACGACGACCGCTACCCTCCGGTCGCTCACCAACTGCCGAATGGCGCGCCTCTGCTCCTCGACGGGAAGGCCTTCACTTGGGCCACGTTGATCCAGGGCGGCATGAGCGCCCGCCGTTCGCTTGTTTGCCCTTCGAGCCATGAGGACGAGCGCGCTCGCAATGTGTTCTTTGAAGACTCGAACGCCACGCTGCTCACGGCCTACGGAATGTACATGGCGTGGTCGTCCTACGAGCAAGGGAAGATCGACGCTCCGAGCCGGGCGGTGCTGCTCTCTGAGACCAGCAACCACGGGGCGAGGGACACCTACAACCCGATTCCTTTTACCGATCCTTGGGACGGCGCGATCCCTCAGGACGGCTTCGCGATCGGTTGGGATCAGGGCGTCATCGAGCCAGGCGAGGACGCGCAATGGGTCACCCGTCTCGCCTTTCCGGGTACGGCCGGCCGCAAATTTGAGGCGGAAGGGAAGGGCAGGCACGACGGTGGGCTGTTTGTGTTGTTCGCGGATGGCCACCTGGGAATGATTCGCCCCCCCGAAGCCAAGATCGAACGCGGGACCTACGGACTCAGCGGGTACTGGGCGACGCGGTAGGGATTCCCCACCCCTGGTCAGACGACATGGAACGCCCGCTCGAACTCTTCGAAAACGGGGAGGTAATCGAGCCACTCCACCCGCGAGCGCGCCTTGAGATACACCGGCAGCGCCAAGTACGGGATGAAGTGCGGTCGCTTCGGCCTTCGAGCGAGATTCATGTTCGCCTGCTGGGGCGTCTTGTCGCCTTTGCGGAGGTTGCACCTACGGCAACAGGCCACGAGGTTGTCCCACGAGTGAGGTCCGCCTGCCCACCGGGGTACGACGTGGTCGATGGTCAAATCGCGCGCTTTCGAGCCGCAGTATTGGCAGGTGTACTGGTCGCGGGCGAGGATCGAATGCCGGGATAGCCTCAGCTCGGGCATCGGCCTACGCACGAGATACCGCATCTTGACTACGGAAGGGGCGGGCAAGGGACCGCCGGCCGTCAGGATCGGCTCGGGACGTTCGTGCACAACGTCGGCCTTTCCGAGGATCAGCAGCGATAGGGCCCGCCGCACGTTGCACACGTTGAGCGGCTCGAAGTTGTGGTTGAGCAGCAAGACTTCAGGCAACTTCCCGACCCTCCGAACGAAAAAGACCCACGCGCAGACGCATGGGCCTATCGAAAGCCGCCGGAATCGAGGCGCATATGATCGAGTCCGCCCAACTGGGCGGATGACAAAGATGCCTCGGCTCGAATGCGTACGAACCCATGCTCACTACCACTATACGACGATCTGGGCCGTTCTGAGGTCGCAAACGAGGTGCGATAGGCCCATCGTCAAGAGGGGATTCGACGCCGCGCGCGGCATTCCTTCCCGGAGTCGTTAGTCCGCGGCCGAGACCAGTTCGACCTGCTCGATCACAGCCTGCATCTCGGCGATCATGCGCTCGGTGGCCGCAAGGGCATCTCCCGAAAACGGCCAGATCAGTTGAGTTTGGCTGAAATA
The genomic region above belongs to Candidatus Nitrosymbiomonas proteolyticus and contains:
- a CDS encoding HNH endonuclease, whose translation is MPEVLLLNHNFEPLNVCNVRRALSLLILGKADVVHERPEPILTAGGPLPAPSVVKMRYLVRRPMPELRLSRHSILARDQYTCQYCGSKARDLTIDHVVPRWAGGPHSWDNLVACCRRCNLRKGDKTPQQANMNLARRPKRPHFIPYLALPVYLKARSRVEWLDYLPVFEEFERAFHVV